A stretch of Phoenix dactylifera cultivar Barhee BC4 chromosome 16, palm_55x_up_171113_PBpolish2nd_filt_p, whole genome shotgun sequence DNA encodes these proteins:
- the LOC108510701 gene encoding heterogeneous nuclear ribonucleoprotein D0-like: MQAFESEATPEASGPAAAETPTAEPAVAPENVSMEVSEPAASKTPAVGPLETATKPTRKTTWVVKVVKKKIIKKRVPKASPAAKEEEKAQEAAGDLPAAAAEEFPAQQPESENPSSDAAASEAPARQKDAMETENLDSREENKNLPAERDGGEGVEAATAAAPRDEEAGISERQWQRKTEIFIGGLDRDAKEEDIRTVFGKVGEIVEVRMMMDGQTGKNKGYCFLRYKEAAQAKKAVAEFAKVELRLPWKKKSSLFR; the protein is encoded by the coding sequence ATGCAGGCCTTTGAATCCGAGGCCACTCCGGAGGCGTCCGGACCGGCTGCCGCTGAAACCCCCACGGCAGAACCCGCCGTCGCGCCGGAGAATGTTTCCATGGAGGTCTCTGAACCTGCGGCATCGAAAACTCCTGCGGTGGGACCCCTGGAAACTGCCACGAAACCCACCAGAAAGACCACCTGGGTGGTAAAggtggtgaagaagaagatcatcaaGAAAAGAGTTCCAAAGGCATCGCCTGCGGccaaagaggaggagaaagccCAAGAAGCAGCAGGAGACTTACCGGCGGCAGCAGCAGAAGAATTCCCTGCCCAGCAGCCTGAATCCGAAAATCCTAGTTCTGATGCGGCAGCTAGCGAGGCTCCTGCTCGGCAGAAGGATGCAATGGAGACGGAGAATCTTGATTCTAGAGAGGAGAACAAGAATCTTCCAGCAGAACGGGATGGGGGAGAGGGAGTGGAGGCGGCAACGGCAGCTGCTCCTAGAGATGAGGAAGCAGGGATATCAGAGCGGCAATGGCAGAGGAAGACGGAGATCTTCATTGGAGGGCTGGATAGAGATGCGAAGGAGGAAGACATAAGAACGGTGTTTGGGAAGGTTGGAGAGATTGTGGAGGTGCGGATGATGATGGATGGACAAACAGGAAAGAACAAAGGGTATTGTTTCTTGAGGTACAAGGAGGCAGCTCAGGCTAAGAAGGCTGTTGCGGAGTTTGCCAAAGTGGAG